AGGGCCTCCTCGACGGCAGGCTCGCCCATGCGGCGCCCGATGAAGGACAGGAGCGAGGTGATCCAGTTGATCGAGTAGTCCTTGTTCCGGAGCCAGTCGGCTTCCATCGCCTTCAGGAGCTTCTTCGCGCCTTCTGCGTCGCCGCGGTCGATCGCCTCCTCGACGAGCGTCCGGGTCGGCGTCTCCAGATCGTGCCGTTCCATGTACACCCCTCACCCTTGTGCCCGGCTTTCGGACACCCTAGACCGCAACCAACTGACACGCGGGTCAGTTGGGACCTACACTTTCCGACGGGATGAGCATCTCGGGGAAGACCGCGATCGCGGGGGTCGGCGTCACGGCTTTCGGGAAGCTCCCGGGCCGCAGCGCGTGGAGCCTCCAGACCGAAGCCGTGAAGCGCGCGATCGACGACGCCGGGTTGACCAAGGCGGACATCGACGGCTTGCTGACCGCTCCGCCCTTGGCCGAGCCACTCCTTCTCCATGCCGAGCAGCTCGGCGGGAAGCTCGGCCTGCGCACCAACTACCTGTCTCAGAAGTTCATCGGCGGGGCGACCGCCGTCGCGCTGGTCGCCGAGGCCGCCCTGGCCGTCGAGGCGGGGCTCTGCGAGGTCGCGGTGTGCGTCTACGGCGAGAACGCCAAGACCGGCCTGCCGATGCTTTTCGGCCGCGCCCAGATGGGCCGCGGGCAGGCGCCCTCGGACGACATCGCCTACGGGCTGGCCGGCGGCCCGATCATGGAGGCGCGCGCCGCGAAGCGATACATGAACGAGTTCGGCGTCACCGAGGAGATGCTCGGATCCGTCGCGGTCGCCTTCCGCGAGCATGCCTCGCGCAACCCCGGCGCGACCTACCGCGATCCGCTGACGATCGAGCAGTACCTCCAGAACCGGTACGTGTCCGAGCCCTTGCGGGTCCTCGACTGCACGATCGGCGCATCCGACGGCGCGGTCGCGGTCGTCGTGACGAGCAGCGAGCGGGCGCGAGACCTCGCCAAGCCGCCCGCCGTCATCGCCGGCGCCGGCGTCGCCGCCAACCTCCAAGGCTTGTCGGACCCCGATCACTACACGAGCTACCCCGGCGCCCGCTCCGCGGCGACCGCCTATCGCATGGCCGGCCTCGAGCCCGAGGACGTGGACGTCGCGCAGTTCTACGACTGCTTCACCTCCACCGTGCTGATCACGATGGAGGATTACGGTTTCTGCAAGCGCGGCGAGGCGGGCCCGTTCGCGCTCGAAGGAAATCTGAAGCGCGGCGGCGCGCTGCCCTCGAATACCAGCGGTGGGATGCTCTCCGAGGCGAACCTCGTCGGGTGGAACGTGCTCGCCGAAGGGGTGCGCCAGATCCGCGGTGAGTCGACCTCGCAGGTGGACGACGCCGAGGTCTGCGTCGTCGCCGGGCAGGGCGGCTTCCACGCCGCGCACGCCACGCTGCTCCTCACGAAAGGCGCCGCCTGATGCCGCACACGCTTACCGAGCTGGTCGCCGGCGCCGCGCCGATCGTCGTCGAGGAGACGCGCGGCTACTGGGAAGGCACGCTGGCCGAGGAGCTGCGGGTGCAGACGTGCAATGAGTGCGGCAACGTGCAGATGCCGTGGGGACCGTGCTGCACGCGATGCCTGTCGCAGGATCTCGGCTCGATCGTCGCGTCGGGCCGCGGACGCGTCTTCTCGTTCACCGTCGTGCGCCAGGCGATCCACCCGAACTTCTCGGCGCAGGTCCCGTACGTGATCGCCGACATCGAGCTCGAAGAAGGGCCGATCATGACTTCCAACGTCACCGACTGCCCGGTCGAGGACGTCAGGATCGGCATGCCCGTGCAGCTCTGGTTCGACAACGAGATGGAAGACGCGTTCCATACCAAGCTGCGACTCCCGAAGTTCCGTCCGGCGAAGGGTTAGTCATGGACTTCACGTTCACGCCCGAGCAGGAAGCGTTCCGCGAGATGCTCCGCGACTTCATCAAGCGCGAGTGCCCGCCCGACCTCGACCGCCGCCTCGACGACGAAGGGCGCTACCCGTTCGAGCTCGTCGACAAGGTCGTCGAGACCGGCCTGCTCGGGCTGCCGTTCCCCGAGGAGTACGGCGGCACCGGCGGCGGCGTGATGGAGTTCGTGATCGCGATGGAGGAGGTTTGCTACGGGAGCGCCGCCGTCGCGTCGATCTTCATCCTCCCGGCGTTCTTCGCCGGCGAGATGATCTATTACAACGGCTCGGAGGAGCAGAAGAAGGAGTGGCTCCCGCAGATCGCGCAGGGGAAGGTGCGCGGCTGCTTCGGGCTCACCGAGCCCAACGCCGGGTCCGACGCCGTTCACATCGAGACTCGCGCGACCAAAGACGGAGACCACTACGTCATCAACGGCCAGAAGACGATGATCTCCGGCGTCGACATC
The DNA window shown above is from Actinomycetota bacterium and carries:
- a CDS encoding thiolase family protein is translated as MSISGKTAIAGVGVTAFGKLPGRSAWSLQTEAVKRAIDDAGLTKADIDGLLTAPPLAEPLLLHAEQLGGKLGLRTNYLSQKFIGGATAVALVAEAALAVEAGLCEVAVCVYGENAKTGLPMLFGRAQMGRGQAPSDDIAYGLAGGPIMEARAAKRYMNEFGVTEEMLGSVAVAFREHASRNPGATYRDPLTIEQYLQNRYVSEPLRVLDCTIGASDGAVAVVVTSSERARDLAKPPAVIAGAGVAANLQGLSDPDHYTSYPGARSAATAYRMAGLEPEDVDVAQFYDCFTSTVLITMEDYGFCKRGEAGPFALEGNLKRGGALPSNTSGGMLSEANLVGWNVLAEGVRQIRGESTSQVDDAEVCVVAGQGGFHAAHATLLLTKGAA
- a CDS encoding OB-fold domain-containing protein; this encodes MPHTLTELVAGAAPIVVEETRGYWEGTLAEELRVQTCNECGNVQMPWGPCCTRCLSQDLGSIVASGRGRVFSFTVVRQAIHPNFSAQVPYVIADIELEEGPIMTSNVTDCPVEDVRIGMPVQLWFDNEMEDAFHTKLRLPKFRPAKG